A genome region from Pseudanabaena sp. Chao 1811 includes the following:
- a CDS encoding branched-chain amino acid ABC transporter permease encodes MHEVLQAILQSTIDGIAVGSIIALAAVGLTLTYGILRLANFAHGDILTLGAYLAFLANTTLKLDIWLSIALGSGISIAIVLLCEKILWQPLRAKRATATTMMIVSIGLALVMRNSIVLAWGAKPQKYNLPTFPAIDIYTLAITRNKIVVIVAAIAVIAGLYYLLQNTKIGKAMRAVADNPELAKVAGINVNAVILWTWVIAGGMTAFGGSMYGLITNLRPNMGWFLILPMFAAVILGGIGNPYGAIAGALIVGISQEVATTCPAAFGDLQKYCIGTDYKLGVGLVIMILVLLFKPQGLFKGTI; translated from the coding sequence ATGCATGAAGTTCTGCAAGCAATCCTGCAATCAACCATTGATGGTATCGCTGTTGGCAGCATTATTGCGCTCGCCGCAGTCGGTTTAACGCTTACCTATGGCATCTTACGCCTTGCTAACTTCGCCCACGGCGATATTCTCACCCTCGGCGCATACCTTGCCTTTCTCGCCAATACTACCCTAAAACTCGATATTTGGTTATCGATCGCCTTAGGTAGTGGTATCTCCATCGCCATAGTTTTACTTTGCGAAAAAATCCTCTGGCAGCCATTACGCGCTAAAAGAGCCACTGCAACTACGATGATGATCGTCTCCATTGGTTTAGCACTGGTGATGCGTAACTCAATTGTCCTTGCTTGGGGCGCAAAACCACAGAAATATAATCTGCCCACTTTCCCTGCGATTGATATTTATACCTTAGCGATTACTCGCAATAAAATCGTAGTTATCGTTGCGGCGATCGCAGTAATTGCAGGACTGTACTATCTACTGCAAAACACCAAGATCGGCAAGGCAATGCGTGCCGTTGCCGATAACCCTGAACTTGCCAAGGTCGCAGGAATTAATGTCAACGCTGTGATCTTATGGACATGGGTAATCGCAGGAGGCATGACCGCCTTTGGTGGCAGCATGTATGGACTGATTACCAACTTGCGCCCGAATATGGGTTGGTTCTTGATTTTGCCCATGTTTGCGGCGGTAATTCTCGGCGGGATTGGCAATCCCTATGGCGCGATCGCAGGAGCGCTGATTGTCGGTATTTCCCAAGAGGTTGCTACCACCTGTCCAGCAGCATTTGGCGATTTACAAAAATATTGCATCGGCACAGACTATAAGCTAGGCGTAGGTTTAGTGATTATGATTCTGGTTTTACTCTTTAAACCGCAAGGATTATTTAAAGGAACGATTTAA
- a CDS encoding AAA family ATPase, producing the protein MSQRLIIHQFGPIADIDIDVNDIIVFIGSQASGKSTVSKAIFFFKSLKDDLYRYYLDCYNQNKFNDPIFGFYKLVRQKFIKIYGYTVQSHNTKITYRYNDEIEISIEASANGGIGYPTFSNELIINFFKIINRLEVLHRDLNQNASSFSSSREISTIKSKETALFEEISNQLNDIFGDEREVIYLPAGRSLITTLSQQRYNIDMGDELLSDSKLQSDNLIKLDYLMREFIDLIDQAKLVCKHGIDILIQDYILEKNNPNDTSAKTIKIAQGIVDLILKGSYSYQNGIEKIEFANGKSTVINFASSGQQEVIWILLTIFLLILNDSKVFLIIEEPEAHLFPVAQKQIIDLISLFANYSKNQILLTTHSPYILSSFNNLLYAHKLGNGEDKKEVADIVDPHLWINPERLDAYILEDGTTRTIFDREMGLIQSAEIDRASNIIVDTFNQLFELED; encoded by the coding sequence ATGTCACAACGGTTAATCATTCATCAATTTGGCCCAATTGCAGACATCGATATTGATGTGAATGATATCATTGTGTTCATTGGTTCTCAAGCTAGTGGTAAGAGTACTGTCAGCAAAGCAATCTTCTTTTTTAAATCTTTGAAAGATGATTTATATCGATACTATCTTGATTGTTATAACCAAAATAAATTTAATGATCCTATTTTTGGCTTTTATAAACTTGTAAGGCAAAAGTTTATAAAAATTTATGGATATACAGTACAGTCCCATAACACTAAAATAACTTATAGGTATAACGATGAAATTGAAATATCTATTGAGGCATCTGCGAACGGGGGGATTGGGTATCCTACATTTAGTAATGAGTTAATAATAAATTTTTTTAAAATAATAAATAGATTAGAGGTGTTACATCGTGATCTAAATCAAAATGCTTCTAGCTTTTCTTCGTCAAGAGAAATAAGTACTATTAAATCTAAAGAAACGGCTCTATTTGAAGAAATTAGTAATCAGCTTAATGACATTTTTGGTGATGAAAGAGAAGTTATATATTTACCTGCTGGGCGCAGCTTGATTACAACACTATCTCAGCAAAGATATAATATTGATATGGGGGATGAGCTATTATCTGATAGCAAATTACAATCAGATAACTTAATTAAACTAGATTATCTCATGAGAGAATTTATTGATCTTATTGATCAAGCTAAGCTTGTCTGTAAACATGGTATAGATATTTTAATTCAAGATTATATTTTAGAAAAAAATAACCCTAACGATACATCTGCAAAAACAATTAAAATCGCTCAGGGTATTGTTGATTTGATCTTGAAAGGATCTTATAGTTATCAAAATGGAATTGAAAAAATTGAATTTGCTAATGGTAAGAGTACTGTAATAAATTTTGCTTCTTCAGGACAGCAAGAAGTTATTTGGATTCTACTAACTATTTTTCTTCTAATTCTTAACGATAGCAAGGTCTTTCTAATTATTGAGGAACCTGAAGCACATCTTTTTCCAGTAGCCCAAAAGCAAATCATTGACCTAATATCACTTTTTGCTAATTATAGTAAAAATCAAATCCTTTTAACCACACATAGCCCCTACATCCTTTCATCATTTAATAATCTCCTTTATGCTCATAAATTAGGAAATGGAGAAGATAAGAAGGAAGTTGCAGATATTGTAGATCCTCATTTATGGATTAATCCTGAGAGGCTAGATGCTTATATTTTAGAAGATGGTACTACTCGAACCATTTTTGATCGCGAAATGGGATTGATTCAATCAGCAGAAATTGATAGAGCCTCAAACATTATTGTTGATACCTTTAATCAACTGTTTGAGCTTGAGGACTAA
- a CDS encoding methyl-accepting chemotaxis protein, translated as MMTAQYQAALHSYAEGRYEEAMQQFSELLYEDPRNPKLHIWLGATFRKAGKIEYAKVQYQQVLTLTDDPDLLDLASTSLAQIQNKLAQGEKKSASKAIPPKGIQKDLDNIRDFNILVPPQEVTQIIAPKPPELANVNTASHIIANDQDWTAEDVTVLAVKPDETESTTPQVAMRAQSRNGLIPPPPAIAALFQQQQPYQEEYTTEPFLSNEEPTEKSSTSSILQDTIADIQKVNQKDTQKNKKAKKSKQKKAQFEFPSLDVDTDLLTDSEESLEIIPQTVGNDLAKPSAIALEDMLKFSTVGQKITLWGAFIATIPAIILGVAAYKVGDGLLLTKVKQGQQSEAIALAKATESFLLKQTGDVGVLKTLLISAEVGQNTLQNAGQVAVTTNPSEPNKTIKLLSSLPITQQRQYKQLLTNRLNLYSQAYPQYTSIAVFSVNGELIAQSTNSKTLQTINQNTLSKVSTIDNPLISSPVVSKDGANLYVLTSVKSSVSQKVSMVLQVEIPVKTLVTNLTKTKGGNENSNFYVVDSNNKYVASSQNVTVGEDALADFAVLPNLRSLPSNDFPDLMKGDRNAQLLAYAPVANMQSYGMTWDVLTTIDKATAIAGNQNLLLVVGVGIAATPLLVAAIAYALSRRLSTRLKDIRAALRDLRQGNTDISFGALSVEGNDELADISLSINKMSEQFQTMRQKQEQEQQRLHLQVVKLFKVLSKLAREEKHEVQESDLSDENILLLGKKIRGEMVQRNAEVESYRQQKADLQIQLMNMLRDMQALADGDLTVSTKSIDGSLNDVTIFFDDVMRGLQNIVSQVKSSASQVNLSLGQNEQAIANLTSVSQRQVDTVTRSLNTVQMAKISANSITTNSQHVLQSSQLVVEKLLDSDRSIDAVVQKVGALQGTVANTAKRVKHLGEVSQKIAKAISSINEIAIKTNFLAINATLESSRSGGMGGGFVMVAEEVGELAARSVAATKEVESLLSSIQSETNAVMTAVESGSNQVLESATLAIAAKDSLLQISDISHQIDELVSSISDATISQVQTSEGVANLMKDISHIAKRNLAASSEVSKSLKATKKYSGELQQSLAHFKTR; from the coding sequence ATGATGACAGCGCAGTATCAGGCGGCTCTACACTCCTATGCAGAGGGGCGGTATGAAGAGGCAATGCAGCAGTTCTCAGAGCTGTTGTATGAAGATCCTCGTAATCCCAAACTGCATATCTGGTTGGGCGCAACTTTTCGCAAGGCAGGTAAAATTGAATATGCTAAGGTTCAGTACCAGCAAGTATTAACCCTTACCGATGATCCAGATTTACTTGATCTTGCTAGTACTTCGCTGGCGCAAATTCAAAATAAGTTAGCTCAGGGAGAAAAAAAATCTGCTTCTAAGGCTATACCTCCAAAAGGCATCCAGAAGGATTTAGATAATATCCGTGATTTTAATATTTTAGTGCCACCGCAAGAAGTGACGCAAATCATTGCACCAAAGCCCCCTGAATTAGCGAATGTTAATACTGCTAGTCACATAATTGCCAATGATCAAGACTGGACTGCTGAGGATGTAACTGTATTAGCAGTTAAGCCTGATGAAACTGAATCAACTACGCCTCAAGTCGCAATGAGGGCGCAAAGTCGTAATGGACTAATTCCCCCTCCTCCTGCGATCGCTGCACTGTTTCAGCAACAGCAACCATATCAGGAAGAATATACGACCGAACCTTTTTTAAGTAACGAGGAACCTACGGAAAAATCTAGTACTTCCTCAATCTTGCAGGATACGATCGCCGATATTCAGAAGGTAAATCAGAAAGATACTCAGAAAAATAAAAAAGCTAAAAAGTCAAAACAGAAGAAAGCTCAATTTGAATTTCCTTCTTTAGATGTAGATACAGATCTACTGACAGATAGTGAGGAAAGTTTAGAAATCATCCCCCAGACGGTTGGGAATGACCTTGCCAAACCTTCGGCGATCGCTTTGGAGGATATGTTGAAATTCTCCACAGTTGGTCAAAAAATCACCCTATGGGGAGCTTTTATTGCCACTATCCCTGCAATTATTTTGGGGGTAGCCGCCTATAAGGTGGGTGATGGGTTGCTCTTAACTAAAGTTAAGCAGGGTCAGCAGTCTGAAGCGATCGCCCTTGCCAAAGCCACTGAAAGTTTCTTACTTAAGCAAACGGGGGATGTGGGAGTTCTGAAGACTCTACTGATATCGGCAGAGGTAGGACAAAACACCTTGCAAAATGCTGGACAGGTTGCTGTAACTACCAATCCATCCGAACCGAATAAGACAATCAAGTTGCTGTCATCTTTACCAATCACACAGCAACGTCAATATAAGCAGCTATTAACCAATCGGCTAAACCTCTATAGCCAAGCTTATCCACAGTACACCAGCATTGCCGTATTTAGTGTCAATGGGGAATTGATTGCCCAGTCCACTAATTCTAAGACTCTGCAAACAATTAATCAGAATACTCTTAGCAAAGTATCTACCATTGATAATCCACTGATTAGCAGCCCTGTGGTTAGTAAAGATGGCGCTAATTTATATGTATTAACATCGGTTAAGAGTTCTGTTTCTCAGAAAGTTAGTATGGTTTTACAGGTAGAAATTCCTGTAAAGACTTTAGTCACCAATTTAACTAAGACTAAAGGTGGTAATGAAAATAGTAATTTCTATGTTGTTGATAGCAACAACAAATATGTTGCTAGTTCGCAAAATGTGACGGTGGGGGAGGATGCGTTAGCAGATTTTGCAGTACTACCGAATTTACGATCTTTACCCTCTAATGATTTTCCCGATCTAATGAAGGGAGATCGCAATGCGCAACTTCTTGCCTATGCACCTGTGGCTAATATGCAGAGCTATGGCATGACTTGGGATGTACTAACGACTATTGACAAGGCGACAGCCATTGCTGGTAATCAAAATCTATTGTTGGTGGTAGGTGTGGGGATTGCCGCGACACCTCTATTGGTAGCAGCGATCGCCTATGCTTTATCGCGACGCTTGAGTACTAGGCTCAAAGATATTCGGGCGGCTTTACGTGATCTAAGACAGGGAAATACTGACATTAGTTTTGGAGCTTTGAGTGTAGAAGGTAATGATGAACTTGCCGATATTTCCTTAAGCATTAACAAGATGTCTGAACAGTTTCAGACGATGCGGCAGAAACAGGAACAGGAACAACAACGGCTACATTTACAAGTAGTCAAACTATTTAAAGTGTTATCCAAACTTGCAAGAGAAGAAAAACACGAAGTTCAAGAGTCTGATTTATCCGACGAAAATATCTTGCTATTGGGTAAGAAAATTCGTGGTGAGATGGTGCAACGTAATGCTGAGGTCGAGAGCTATCGCCAGCAGAAAGCAGATTTGCAAATTCAGTTAATGAACATGCTGCGAGATATGCAGGCATTGGCTGATGGCGACTTAACTGTTTCTACTAAATCCATTGATGGCAGCCTCAATGATGTGACGATCTTTTTTGATGATGTCATGCGTGGATTGCAAAATATTGTTAGTCAAGTTAAGTCTTCAGCTAGTCAAGTTAATTTATCCCTTGGTCAGAATGAGCAGGCGATCGCCAATCTCACTAGTGTCTCGCAAAGACAAGTAGATACGGTGACACGCTCTCTGAACACCGTGCAAATGGCGAAAATATCGGCGAACTCAATTACCACTAATAGTCAACATGTATTGCAGTCATCGCAATTAGTAGTCGAAAAACTACTGGATAGCGATCGCTCCATTGACGCAGTAGTACAAAAGGTTGGTGCATTACAGGGGACTGTCGCCAATACAGCTAAGAGAGTTAAACATTTAGGGGAAGTATCTCAAAAAATTGCAAAGGCTATTTCCTCAATTAATGAGATTGCGATTAAGACTAACTTTCTCGCAATTAATGCAACCCTTGAATCTTCTCGTTCAGGAGGAATGGGTGGTGGATTTGTGATGGTTGCGGAAGAGGTAGGAGAACTAGCCGCACGTTCGGTAGCTGCTACTAAGGAGGTGGAAAGCTTGCTGAGTAGCATTCAGAGTGAGACCAACGCGGTGATGACAGCAGTTGAGTCTGGTAGCAATCAAGTTTTAGAAAGCGCTACTTTAGCGATCGCCGCCAAAGATAGCTTACTGCAAATTTCTGACATCTCCCATCAAATTGATGAGCTAGTATCATCGATTTCTGATGCCACTATTTCCCAAGTGCAAACATCAGAAGGAGTTGCCAACTTGATGAAAGACATTTCTCACATTGCTAAGAGGAATCTAGCTGCTTCTTCTGAAGTATCGAAATCTTTAAAAGCAACCAAGAAATACTCTGGGGAATTACAACAATCTTTGGCGCATTTTAAAACCCGATAG
- a CDS encoding ATP-binding response regulator, whose protein sequence is MTYSMIEIGLQKIKQTFSEEAQVYTNELANQVSKLDANLPNFSQQIDQLLATHKLLKDAAIKANFYIQDSNFVIITNRLEQVINLLRDHPNHIDQFTKDLLFELIKIICQIVNEYCFDSDPDPDCIELQNKIFTQIDEHFYLKNYGIEALINYSQTDQTNDPFHLDDTSEALHLFDIEDFEFPNSNDLLSVNQLNQLDDSDTFFMLQLDDQQLDSELTQDHNNFLSLDQDLSQISNEQTAFPSLLTEIFAEDFDHQLEQHIQSSHHEDKLPMPELLKDIFPLASTEQLLGHEDETSLQGIEWNHSEDDLDNPWHKLVLLQPWMEEDQDHDIESQTLSENSLGQSSTDQQKLEEQNNNVDIDNIILENGIYNSYFDSLEFEPLEEDENALWDSIESMQLIEDPIESIDELQLHEALTETITSSLEKDHDGLEPPEDLTESMPSLQNPHDQLQVHYVAKELLTSLENSQPEEDVNLLDMIENQDFSTSDVDTAIEESPIYQNKVKDVHAVRHERELVSGNNQVNNHIDGNSLHPHLSASITLNKNDLNLDLHTHLDLETEISKHSYDASLNPIDNDATIRIPLNHLEVWEDLSEELLVRKGSLDIYLGEMRLLLKESQKNLQFLDPQSVIHNQGTINSLQSTLVSFTNVLERAEQQIDAMNHDVRNLRKNFRQVLKYPISSLVRGFPRILRDLSLEHGKQVELIVQGAEIGVDRAISVLLLETLELLIRIAFEHSIESPSERQQKGKSLQGQIEVVAMQTDNNTIIKVRDDGRGLDNLPNNTSYLEHISQLSEIKKRLWDRGGTIAIQSQLAKGTQVTVTLPNMQSLLRILLIDIDQICLAISSKVIIEVIPIDDHDNFSKAEQETLLWRDRQIPIVRLDSLLQLNCPRNLHRSTNSQPSKFAGQIDSYKPAIAVPSFAIIQHEHTVFALQTEGCWYEQEATFHQIEGDISLPQLFLGAVILGNNQAVALINHAEVASQCLRSLNLDAQSSQANVRPNTSQLHSPKVDSLSSLSDFFWTGAPSQDTDISEFLEQPVRSVGNSSEPENLESSGVFMSDLDNGQKRRSHQSKVLIVESSANIRRYLAMTLAKSGFLTEQVQDGKEAIAFLKDRHNHNLGIDIVITDLEMPQMDGFKLLSGIRADADLHNLPIVVLTARNNENDQKLALELGANAYFSKPYREQELIKTLQELVSK, encoded by the coding sequence ATGACTTACTCAATGATTGAAATAGGATTACAGAAAATCAAGCAAACCTTTTCTGAGGAGGCTCAAGTTTATACTAATGAGCTTGCCAATCAAGTCTCGAAATTAGACGCAAATTTACCAAATTTTAGTCAACAGATTGATCAATTGCTTGCTACCCATAAATTGCTAAAAGATGCAGCGATCAAGGCTAATTTTTATATCCAAGACTCGAATTTTGTTATTATTACTAATCGTTTGGAACAAGTAATCAACTTATTGCGTGATCACCCTAATCATATTGATCAGTTTACTAAAGATCTACTCTTTGAACTAATCAAAATAATTTGCCAAATTGTTAATGAATATTGCTTTGATTCAGATCCAGATCCAGATTGTATAGAATTACAAAATAAAATATTTACTCAAATAGATGAGCATTTCTATCTAAAAAATTATGGGATAGAGGCTTTAATTAACTATTCTCAAACAGATCAAACTAATGATCCTTTCCATTTAGATGATACATCGGAGGCTTTACATTTATTTGATATAGAAGATTTTGAATTTCCTAACTCTAATGATTTACTTTCCGTAAACCAATTGAATCAGTTAGATGATTCAGACACTTTTTTTATGCTCCAACTAGATGATCAACAGCTAGATAGTGAATTAACTCAAGATCATAATAACTTTCTAAGTCTAGATCAGGATTTGTCTCAAATCTCTAATGAACAAACAGCCTTTCCTAGCCTATTGACAGAGATTTTTGCAGAAGATTTCGATCATCAGCTTGAGCAGCATATTCAATCTAGTCATCATGAAGACAAACTGCCAATGCCAGAGTTGCTCAAGGATATATTCCCACTAGCATCTACTGAACAGTTATTAGGGCATGAAGATGAAACATCATTACAGGGGATTGAGTGGAATCATAGCGAAGATGATTTGGATAATCCTTGGCATAAATTGGTATTGCTGCAACCTTGGATGGAGGAAGATCAAGATCATGATATTGAATCTCAAACCTTGTCAGAGAATTCCTTAGGGCAGTCATCGACAGATCAGCAGAAATTAGAGGAGCAGAACAATAATGTAGATATTGATAATATTATTTTAGAAAATGGTATATACAATAGTTACTTTGATTCATTAGAATTTGAGCCACTAGAAGAAGATGAGAATGCATTGTGGGACTCAATAGAATCAATGCAATTAATAGAAGATCCGATAGAGTCTATTGATGAGTTGCAACTACATGAAGCTTTAACTGAGACAATAACATCCAGTCTGGAGAAAGACCATGATGGATTGGAACCACCTGAAGATTTAACTGAGTCGATGCCTAGTTTGCAGAATCCCCATGATCAGTTGCAAGTTCATTATGTGGCAAAAGAGCTACTAACTAGTCTAGAGAATTCACAACCAGAAGAGGATGTCAATTTGCTAGATATGATCGAAAATCAAGATTTTTCGACTTCAGATGTGGATACAGCGATCGAGGAATCTCCAATTTATCAGAATAAAGTTAAGGATGTCCATGCTGTAAGACATGAGCGTGAATTGGTAAGTGGGAATAATCAAGTTAATAATCACATAGACGGCAATAGCCTTCATCCTCATCTTTCAGCATCGATTACTTTAAACAAAAATGATCTAAATCTAGATTTACATACACATTTAGATTTAGAGACAGAAATCAGTAAGCACTCATACGATGCTTCTCTAAATCCCATCGATAATGATGCTACTATTCGTATTCCTTTAAATCATTTAGAGGTTTGGGAAGATTTGTCGGAGGAATTATTAGTAAGGAAAGGAAGTTTAGATATTTACTTAGGCGAAATGCGTCTGTTGTTGAAAGAGTCACAAAAGAACTTGCAGTTTCTAGATCCTCAATCGGTTATTCATAATCAAGGAACGATAAATAGTTTACAAAGTACATTAGTGAGTTTCACCAATGTACTTGAACGGGCAGAACAGCAAATCGATGCAATGAACCATGATGTTCGGAATTTAAGAAAAAACTTTCGCCAAGTTCTCAAATATCCTATATCTAGCCTTGTGAGAGGATTTCCTCGCATTTTGCGAGATCTGTCATTAGAGCATGGTAAGCAGGTTGAGTTAATTGTCCAAGGGGCTGAAATTGGTGTTGATAGAGCTATTTCAGTTTTGCTTTTAGAGACGCTTGAGTTGTTAATTCGCATTGCGTTTGAGCATAGTATAGAATCTCCAAGTGAGCGCCAACAAAAAGGAAAATCATTGCAAGGTCAGATTGAAGTTGTGGCGATGCAGACTGATAACAACACGATTATTAAGGTTCGTGATGATGGTCGTGGGCTAGATAATTTGCCAAATAACACCTCCTATTTAGAACATATCTCTCAATTAAGTGAGATAAAAAAAAGATTATGGGATAGAGGTGGGACGATCGCTATTCAGTCACAGTTAGCTAAAGGGACGCAAGTAACAGTAACCTTGCCGAATATGCAATCTTTATTGCGAATATTGCTGATTGACATCGATCAAATCTGTTTAGCAATTTCGAGCAAGGTCATTATTGAGGTAATTCCGATTGATGATCATGACAACTTCTCCAAGGCAGAACAGGAAACCTTGCTGTGGCGCGATCGCCAAATTCCTATTGTTCGTCTAGATTCCTTGCTACAGCTCAACTGCCCACGCAATTTGCACAGGTCTACAAATAGTCAGCCTTCCAAATTTGCAGGTCAGATAGATAGCTATAAGCCTGCGATCGCTGTTCCCTCATTTGCCATTATCCAGCATGAACATACTGTCTTCGCACTCCAAACTGAGGGTTGTTGGTATGAGCAAGAAGCAACTTTTCACCAAATTGAGGGAGATATTTCCCTACCTCAACTTTTCCTTGGTGCAGTGATCTTAGGAAATAATCAGGCAGTAGCGTTGATTAATCATGCGGAAGTAGCCAGTCAATGCTTGCGATCGCTTAATCTTGATGCACAAAGCTCGCAGGCTAATGTACGTCCTAACACTTCACAATTGCATAGTCCTAAAGTAGATAGTTTGAGTAGTCTATCTGATTTCTTTTGGACAGGTGCGCCATCACAAGATACTGATATATCTGAATTCTTAGAACAGCCAGTGCGCTCTGTCGGCAACTCTTCTGAGCCTGAGAATCTCGAAAGTTCGGGAGTCTTTATGAGTGATCTGGATAATGGACAAAAAAGGCGATCGCATCAGTCTAAGGTGCTGATAGTTGAGTCTTCCGCCAATATTCGGCGCTATCTTGCAATGACACTCGCAAAATCAGGTTTTTTGACCGAGCAGGTACAGGATGGTAAAGAGGCGATCGCTTTTCTGAAGGATCGGCATAATCACAATCTTGGTATTGATATTGTGATTACTGATTTGGAGATGCCGCAAATGGATGGATTTAAACTTTTATCTGGCATCCGCGCTGATGCAGATCTTCATAATCTCCCGATAGTGGTTTTGACAGCTCGAAATAATGAGAATGATCAAAAGCTTGCCTTAGAACTTGGTGCTAATGCCTACTTCAGTAAACCCTACCGCGAGCAGGAATTAATCAAAACCCTACAAGAGCTTGTCTCCAAATAG